The DNA region TTATATTTTTACCTAAAAATATGAAAGATAAACCAATCATTCGAGTAGAACATCTAACAACGGGATATGGCCAAACAGTGGTTATGGAAAACATTTCTTTTGAGGTCAACCGTGGTGAAATATTTGGAATCCTCGGTGGTTCTGGATGTGGTAAATCAACAGTTCTAAAAAACATGATTGGATTAACATTTCCATTTAGCGGCCGTATATGGATCGATGAAGATGATATCGTAATTGCAGAAGGAAAAAAAAGAATTCAAATTTGGAACCGCATCGGAGTGATGTACCAACAAAGTGCACTTTTTGGTTCGATGACTTTACTTGAAAATGTTCGATTGCCCTTGGAAGAATTCACCGAACTTCCCATCGCCATCATGAACGAAATTGCCTTAACCAAATTAAAAATGGTAGGCCTTTTTCCTTTTGCTCACCTTTATCCTGCTGAACTTTCAGGTGGGATGAAAAAACGTGCTGCCATTGCCCGTGCTATGGCGATGGATCCAGAAATTTTGTTTTTGGATGAACCCAGTGCTGGTCTTGATCCCATTACTAGTGTAGAACTTGACCACCTAATCATTCGTTTGTCGAGAACTTTAGGTGTTACCTTTGTGATCGTTACACATGAATTACCTTCTGTATTTACAATGGCCGATCGTGTTATTGTTTTGGATAAAGCCACAAAAGGAATCATCGCTGAAGGGAAACCAAAAGACCTGAAAGAAAAATCTAAAAACCCATTTGTAAAACAATTCTTTAATCGTATTCCGCAGGAGAATTCCCCGTTATGAACCAATCCAATAAAATTTATTTTAAAGTTGGGATTTTTGTTTTAGTGAGTTTTTTTACGCTCATATTGTTTCTCATCGTCTTTACAGCTGGAAATATCTTCCAAAGGTCTGTCAGTTTAGAAACTTATTTTGATGAATCAGTGCAAGGGTTAGACATTGGATCTCCCGTCAAACACCGTGGGGTCAAAGTAGGAACTGTCCAAGAAATTACCTTTGTTCAAAACGAATATTCAGAAAAACTTACCGAAGATACAGAACTTCGTTATGGGAGATACG from Leptospira noumeaensis includes:
- a CDS encoding ABC transporter ATP-binding protein, with the translated sequence MKDKPIIRVEHLTTGYGQTVVMENISFEVNRGEIFGILGGSGCGKSTVLKNMIGLTFPFSGRIWIDEDDIVIAEGKKRIQIWNRIGVMYQQSALFGSMTLLENVRLPLEEFTELPIAIMNEIALTKLKMVGLFPFAHLYPAELSGGMKKRAAIARAMAMDPEILFLDEPSAGLDPITSVELDHLIIRLSRTLGVTFVIVTHELPSVFTMADRVIVLDKATKGIIAEGKPKDLKEKSKNPFVKQFFNRIPQENSPL